From one Felis catus isolate Fca126 chromosome E2, F.catus_Fca126_mat1.0, whole genome shotgun sequence genomic stretch:
- the TULP2 gene encoding tubby-related protein 2 isoform X4 has translation MSQENDTWTKELLGDELTAMRLQKLEQQRRLFEKKQRRKRQEPLMVQANPDASLRPRLPWRRKERLAGDRGLGNPFLQENMPEAHLCSGLHSALGFTICRGDGSGECDPLVSPTKAGASAQEESKFQDVGDEYEGKHPEEKKEESESTVNSSGAAEEEVSEDPEGEKDAGSSDVGSSSCSPPRAPGPQLGEDMEAYVLRPALRGRIVQCRISRDKRGVDKGMFPFYHLYLEAADGRKHFLLAGRKRKRSKTSNYLISLDPTDLSRDGDNFVGKVRSNVLGTKFTIFDNGVNPERKNFVPETTRIREELGAVCYETNVLGFRGPRKMTVIIPGIDDQNQRLRVQPQNEQESLLCRLRRGASQGLVLLQNKAPWWSYRSGAYVLNFHGRVTRASVKNFQIVHPDDPDALVLQFGRVAPDTFTMDFCFPLCPLQAFAICLSSFDGKLACE, from the exons ATGTCTCAGGAGAATGACACATGGAcgaaaga GTTGCTGGGGGATGAGCTGACCGCCATGAGGCTGCAGAAGCTGGAACAGCAG CGGCGGCTTTTTGAGAAGAAGCAGCGGCGGAAGCGCCAAGAGCCCCTCATGGTTCAGGCCAATCCCGACGCTTCCCTGCGACCCCGGCTACCATGGAGGCGGAAGGAGCGCCTCGCAGGGGACCGCG GCCTTGGGAACCCTTTCCTCCAGGAGAACATGCCAGAGGCACATCTGTGCTCTGGCCTCCACAGTGCCCTGGGCTTCACGATCTGCCGTGGAGATGGCAGCGGCGAGTGTGACCCACTGGTTTCGCCGACAAAAGCAG GGGCCAGTGCACAGGAGGAGAGCAAATTCCAGGATGTTGGAGACGAATATGAG GGCAAGCACccggaagagaagaaagaggagtcGGAGTCTACAGTGAATTCCTCAGGAGCGGCCGAAGAGGAGGTGTCGGAGGACCCGGAAGGCGAGAAAGACGCAGGCAGCAGTGATGTAGGAAGCTCGTCCTGCTCGCCTCCCCGCGCCCCAGGCCCTCAACTGGGAGAAGACATGGAAGCCTATGTCCTGCGGCCAGCGCTGCGCGGCCGCATAGTGCAGTGCCGCATCAGCCGCGACAAGCGCGGCGTAGACAAGGGCATGTTCCCTTTCTACCATCTCTACCTGGAGGCGGCCGACGGGCGGAAG CACTTCCTCCTGGCTGGACgcaagagaaaaaggagcaaaaCCTCTAATTACCTCATTTCCCTGGACCCCACAGACCTGTCTCGGGATGGGGACAACTTTGTGGGCAAAGTCAG ATCTAATGTCCTGGGCACCAAGTTCACCATCTTTGACAATGGAGTGAATCCTGAAAGGAAGAATTTTGTCCCGGAGACCACTCGGATCAGAGAGGAGCTGGGGGCTGTGTGCTAT GAGACCAACGTCTTGGGATTCCGAGGGCCCCGGAAAATGACTGTGATCATTCCGGGAATCGATGACCAGAACCAGAGACTCCGCGTCCAGCCACAAAAC GAGCAGGAGTCACTACTGTGTCGCCTCCGACGGGGAGCTAGCCAGGGACTGGTCCTGCTACAAAACAAAGCCCCTTGGTGGAGCTACAGGAGCGGCGCCTACGTACTCAATTTTCACGGTCGAGTCACTCGGGCCTCGGTCAAGAACTTCCAGATCGTGCATCCGGATGACC CCGATGCCCTCGTGCTCCAGTTCGGCCGCGTGGCCCCAGACACGTTCACCATGGACTTCTGCTTCCCGCTTTGCCCCCTCCAAGCCTTTGCCATCTGCTTGTCCAGTTTCGATGGAAAGCTGGCGTGTGAGTAG
- the TULP2 gene encoding tubby-related protein 2 isoform X2, translating to MSQENDTWTKELLGDELTAMRLQKLEQQRRLFEKKQRRKRQEPLMVQANPDASLRPRLPWRRKERLAGDRGLGNPFLQENMPEAHLCSGLHSALGFTICRGDGSGECDPLVSPTKADSSDLELEEVSMEDIPVSPPPYKEPPGIRRRGWPALQRPGASAQEESKFQDVGDEYEGKHPEEKKEESESTVNSSGAAEEEVSEDPEGEKDAGSSDVGSSSCSPPRAPGPQLGEDMEAYVLRPALRGRIVQCRISRDKRGVDKGMFPFYHLYLEAADGRKHFLLAGRKRKRSKTSNYLISLDPTDLSRDGDNFVGKVRSNVLGTKFTIFDNGVNPERKNFVPETTRIREELGAVCYETNVLGFRGPRKMTVIIPGIDDQNQRLRVQPQNEQESLLCRLRRGASQGLVLLQNKAPWWSYRSGAYVLNFHGRVTRASVKNFQIVHPDDPDALVLQFGRVAPDTFTMDFCFPLCPLQAFAICLSSFDGKLACE from the exons ATGTCTCAGGAGAATGACACATGGAcgaaaga GTTGCTGGGGGATGAGCTGACCGCCATGAGGCTGCAGAAGCTGGAACAGCAG CGGCGGCTTTTTGAGAAGAAGCAGCGGCGGAAGCGCCAAGAGCCCCTCATGGTTCAGGCCAATCCCGACGCTTCCCTGCGACCCCGGCTACCATGGAGGCGGAAGGAGCGCCTCGCAGGGGACCGCG GCCTTGGGAACCCTTTCCTCCAGGAGAACATGCCAGAGGCACATCTGTGCTCTGGCCTCCACAGTGCCCTGGGCTTCACGATCTGCCGTGGAGATGGCAGCGGCGAGTGTGACCCACTGGTTTCGCCGACAAAAGCAG ACAGTTCCGATCTGGAGTTGGAGGAAGTGTCCATGGAGGATATTCCTGTTTCTCCACCTCCTTACAAAGAGCCTCCCGGGATTCGCCGCAGGGGTTGGCCAGCCCTCCAACGACCTG GGGCCAGTGCACAGGAGGAGAGCAAATTCCAGGATGTTGGAGACGAATATGAG GGCAAGCACccggaagagaagaaagaggagtcGGAGTCTACAGTGAATTCCTCAGGAGCGGCCGAAGAGGAGGTGTCGGAGGACCCGGAAGGCGAGAAAGACGCAGGCAGCAGTGATGTAGGAAGCTCGTCCTGCTCGCCTCCCCGCGCCCCAGGCCCTCAACTGGGAGAAGACATGGAAGCCTATGTCCTGCGGCCAGCGCTGCGCGGCCGCATAGTGCAGTGCCGCATCAGCCGCGACAAGCGCGGCGTAGACAAGGGCATGTTCCCTTTCTACCATCTCTACCTGGAGGCGGCCGACGGGCGGAAG CACTTCCTCCTGGCTGGACgcaagagaaaaaggagcaaaaCCTCTAATTACCTCATTTCCCTGGACCCCACAGACCTGTCTCGGGATGGGGACAACTTTGTGGGCAAAGTCAG ATCTAATGTCCTGGGCACCAAGTTCACCATCTTTGACAATGGAGTGAATCCTGAAAGGAAGAATTTTGTCCCGGAGACCACTCGGATCAGAGAGGAGCTGGGGGCTGTGTGCTAT GAGACCAACGTCTTGGGATTCCGAGGGCCCCGGAAAATGACTGTGATCATTCCGGGAATCGATGACCAGAACCAGAGACTCCGCGTCCAGCCACAAAAC GAGCAGGAGTCACTACTGTGTCGCCTCCGACGGGGAGCTAGCCAGGGACTGGTCCTGCTACAAAACAAAGCCCCTTGGTGGAGCTACAGGAGCGGCGCCTACGTACTCAATTTTCACGGTCGAGTCACTCGGGCCTCGGTCAAGAACTTCCAGATCGTGCATCCGGATGACC CCGATGCCCTCGTGCTCCAGTTCGGCCGCGTGGCCCCAGACACGTTCACCATGGACTTCTGCTTCCCGCTTTGCCCCCTCCAAGCCTTTGCCATCTGCTTGTCCAGTTTCGATGGAAAGCTGGCGTGTGAGTAG
- the TULP2 gene encoding tubby-related protein 2 isoform X1, with protein MSQENDTWTKELLGDELTAMRLQKLEQQRRLFEKKQRRKRQEPLMVQANPDASLRPRLPWRRKERLAGDRGLGNPFLQENMPEAHLCSGLHSALGFTICRGDGSGECDPLVSPTKADSSDLELEEVSMEDIPVSPPPYKEPPGIRRRGWPALQRPGDLVPSSWDPGVLSQPSSGFFHPLGASAQEESKFQDVGDEYEGKHPEEKKEESESTVNSSGAAEEEVSEDPEGEKDAGSSDVGSSSCSPPRAPGPQLGEDMEAYVLRPALRGRIVQCRISRDKRGVDKGMFPFYHLYLEAADGRKHFLLAGRKRKRSKTSNYLISLDPTDLSRDGDNFVGKVRSNVLGTKFTIFDNGVNPERKNFVPETTRIREELGAVCYETNVLGFRGPRKMTVIIPGIDDQNQRLRVQPQNEQESLLCRLRRGASQGLVLLQNKAPWWSYRSGAYVLNFHGRVTRASVKNFQIVHPDDPDALVLQFGRVAPDTFTMDFCFPLCPLQAFAICLSSFDGKLACE; from the exons ATGTCTCAGGAGAATGACACATGGAcgaaaga GTTGCTGGGGGATGAGCTGACCGCCATGAGGCTGCAGAAGCTGGAACAGCAG CGGCGGCTTTTTGAGAAGAAGCAGCGGCGGAAGCGCCAAGAGCCCCTCATGGTTCAGGCCAATCCCGACGCTTCCCTGCGACCCCGGCTACCATGGAGGCGGAAGGAGCGCCTCGCAGGGGACCGCG GCCTTGGGAACCCTTTCCTCCAGGAGAACATGCCAGAGGCACATCTGTGCTCTGGCCTCCACAGTGCCCTGGGCTTCACGATCTGCCGTGGAGATGGCAGCGGCGAGTGTGACCCACTGGTTTCGCCGACAAAAGCAG ACAGTTCCGATCTGGAGTTGGAGGAAGTGTCCATGGAGGATATTCCTGTTTCTCCACCTCCTTACAAAGAGCCTCCCGGGATTCGCCGCAGGGGTTGGCCAGCCCTCCAACGACCTG GTGACCTTGTCCCAAGTTCCTGGGACCCGGGTGTCCTGAGCCAGCCttcttctggcttcttccacCCCTTAGGGGCCAGTGCACAGGAGGAGAGCAAATTCCAGGATGTTGGAGACGAATATGAG GGCAAGCACccggaagagaagaaagaggagtcGGAGTCTACAGTGAATTCCTCAGGAGCGGCCGAAGAGGAGGTGTCGGAGGACCCGGAAGGCGAGAAAGACGCAGGCAGCAGTGATGTAGGAAGCTCGTCCTGCTCGCCTCCCCGCGCCCCAGGCCCTCAACTGGGAGAAGACATGGAAGCCTATGTCCTGCGGCCAGCGCTGCGCGGCCGCATAGTGCAGTGCCGCATCAGCCGCGACAAGCGCGGCGTAGACAAGGGCATGTTCCCTTTCTACCATCTCTACCTGGAGGCGGCCGACGGGCGGAAG CACTTCCTCCTGGCTGGACgcaagagaaaaaggagcaaaaCCTCTAATTACCTCATTTCCCTGGACCCCACAGACCTGTCTCGGGATGGGGACAACTTTGTGGGCAAAGTCAG ATCTAATGTCCTGGGCACCAAGTTCACCATCTTTGACAATGGAGTGAATCCTGAAAGGAAGAATTTTGTCCCGGAGACCACTCGGATCAGAGAGGAGCTGGGGGCTGTGTGCTAT GAGACCAACGTCTTGGGATTCCGAGGGCCCCGGAAAATGACTGTGATCATTCCGGGAATCGATGACCAGAACCAGAGACTCCGCGTCCAGCCACAAAAC GAGCAGGAGTCACTACTGTGTCGCCTCCGACGGGGAGCTAGCCAGGGACTGGTCCTGCTACAAAACAAAGCCCCTTGGTGGAGCTACAGGAGCGGCGCCTACGTACTCAATTTTCACGGTCGAGTCACTCGGGCCTCGGTCAAGAACTTCCAGATCGTGCATCCGGATGACC CCGATGCCCTCGTGCTCCAGTTCGGCCGCGTGGCCCCAGACACGTTCACCATGGACTTCTGCTTCCCGCTTTGCCCCCTCCAAGCCTTTGCCATCTGCTTGTCCAGTTTCGATGGAAAGCTGGCGTGTGAGTAG
- the TULP2 gene encoding tubby-related protein 2 isoform X3, with the protein MVQANPDASLRPRLPWRRKERLAGDRGLGNPFLQENMPEAHLCSGLHSALGFTICRGDGSGECDPLVSPTKADSSDLELEEVSMEDIPVSPPPYKEPPGIRRRGWPALQRPGDLVPSSWDPGVLSQPSSGFFHPLGASAQEESKFQDVGDEYEGKHPEEKKEESESTVNSSGAAEEEVSEDPEGEKDAGSSDVGSSSCSPPRAPGPQLGEDMEAYVLRPALRGRIVQCRISRDKRGVDKGMFPFYHLYLEAADGRKHFLLAGRKRKRSKTSNYLISLDPTDLSRDGDNFVGKVRSNVLGTKFTIFDNGVNPERKNFVPETTRIREELGAVCYETNVLGFRGPRKMTVIIPGIDDQNQRLRVQPQNEQESLLCRLRRGASQGLVLLQNKAPWWSYRSGAYVLNFHGRVTRASVKNFQIVHPDDPDALVLQFGRVAPDTFTMDFCFPLCPLQAFAICLSSFDGKLACE; encoded by the exons ATGGTTCAGGCCAATCCCGACGCTTCCCTGCGACCCCGGCTACCATGGAGGCGGAAGGAGCGCCTCGCAGGGGACCGCG GCCTTGGGAACCCTTTCCTCCAGGAGAACATGCCAGAGGCACATCTGTGCTCTGGCCTCCACAGTGCCCTGGGCTTCACGATCTGCCGTGGAGATGGCAGCGGCGAGTGTGACCCACTGGTTTCGCCGACAAAAGCAG ACAGTTCCGATCTGGAGTTGGAGGAAGTGTCCATGGAGGATATTCCTGTTTCTCCACCTCCTTACAAAGAGCCTCCCGGGATTCGCCGCAGGGGTTGGCCAGCCCTCCAACGACCTG GTGACCTTGTCCCAAGTTCCTGGGACCCGGGTGTCCTGAGCCAGCCttcttctggcttcttccacCCCTTAGGGGCCAGTGCACAGGAGGAGAGCAAATTCCAGGATGTTGGAGACGAATATGAG GGCAAGCACccggaagagaagaaagaggagtcGGAGTCTACAGTGAATTCCTCAGGAGCGGCCGAAGAGGAGGTGTCGGAGGACCCGGAAGGCGAGAAAGACGCAGGCAGCAGTGATGTAGGAAGCTCGTCCTGCTCGCCTCCCCGCGCCCCAGGCCCTCAACTGGGAGAAGACATGGAAGCCTATGTCCTGCGGCCAGCGCTGCGCGGCCGCATAGTGCAGTGCCGCATCAGCCGCGACAAGCGCGGCGTAGACAAGGGCATGTTCCCTTTCTACCATCTCTACCTGGAGGCGGCCGACGGGCGGAAG CACTTCCTCCTGGCTGGACgcaagagaaaaaggagcaaaaCCTCTAATTACCTCATTTCCCTGGACCCCACAGACCTGTCTCGGGATGGGGACAACTTTGTGGGCAAAGTCAG ATCTAATGTCCTGGGCACCAAGTTCACCATCTTTGACAATGGAGTGAATCCTGAAAGGAAGAATTTTGTCCCGGAGACCACTCGGATCAGAGAGGAGCTGGGGGCTGTGTGCTAT GAGACCAACGTCTTGGGATTCCGAGGGCCCCGGAAAATGACTGTGATCATTCCGGGAATCGATGACCAGAACCAGAGACTCCGCGTCCAGCCACAAAAC GAGCAGGAGTCACTACTGTGTCGCCTCCGACGGGGAGCTAGCCAGGGACTGGTCCTGCTACAAAACAAAGCCCCTTGGTGGAGCTACAGGAGCGGCGCCTACGTACTCAATTTTCACGGTCGAGTCACTCGGGCCTCGGTCAAGAACTTCCAGATCGTGCATCCGGATGACC CCGATGCCCTCGTGCTCCAGTTCGGCCGCGTGGCCCCAGACACGTTCACCATGGACTTCTGCTTCCCGCTTTGCCCCCTCCAAGCCTTTGCCATCTGCTTGTCCAGTTTCGATGGAAAGCTGGCGTGTGAGTAG